Within Synechococcus sp. NB0720_010, the genomic segment GCGCTGGTGCCAGCTCGGCGGCCTGTGGACCTTCGTGGCCCTGCACGGCGCCTTCTCCCTGATCGGCTTCATGCTGCGTCAGTTCGAGATTGCCCGTCTGGTCGGCATTCGTCCCTACAACGCCATCGCCTTCTCCGGCCCGATTGCGGTGTTCGTCAGTGTTTTCCTGATGTACCCCCTCGGCCAGAGCAGCTGGTTCTTCGCTCCGAGCTTCGGCGTGGCAGCGATCTTCCGCTTCCTGCTGTTCCTCCAGGGCTTCCACAACTGGACCCTGAACCCCTTCCACATGATGGGCGTGGCCGGCATCCTCGGCGGCGCTCTGCTGTGCGCCATCCACGGCGCCACGGTGGAGAACACGCTGTTTGAGGACAGCGAGCAGGCCAACACCTTCAAGGCGTTTGAGCCCACACAGGAAGAAGAGACCTATTCGATGGTCACCGCCAACCGCTTCTGGAGCCAGATCTTCGGGATCGCGTTCTCCAACAAGCGCTGGCTGCACTTCTTCATGCTGTTCGTGCCCGTCATGGGCCTCTGGACCAGCTCCATCGGCATCATTGGCCTGGCCCTCAACCTGCGTGCCTACGACTTCGTGTCGCAGGAGATCCGCGCTGCTGAGGACCCCGAGTTCGAGACCTTCTACACGAAGAACATTCTTCTGAACGAAGGCCTGCGCGCCTGGATGGCCCCCGCGGACCAACCGCACGAAAACTTCGTCTTCCCTGAAGAGGTTCTGCCCCGCGGCAACGCCCTCTGATTCAAATGGTTTGACATCTCACGCCTGGCGTGGACACCCTGCGCCCCTTCGGGGGCGCTTTTTTATTGCCCTAATCGAAGGTCAGCTGTTCATGGACAAAGCCGCTGGGGTCCCACCAACCCAGATCGGCTGAGCGATAGGCCAGCACGTTGAACATGCCGCGCATGTGGTGATAGCTGATGTGGCAGTGGAAGGCCCAGATGCCTGGGTGGATGGCATCAAAGGCAATGCGGCAGCTGCCGCCCTTGGGCACCAGCACGGTGTCGCGCATCGGACCGGAGAACGGCTGCCCGTTGATTTCGATCACCTGGAATTCATGGCCATGCAGGTGCATCGGATGGCCCATCGGGGTTTCGTTGCTGAAGACCATCTCCACCCGTTGTCCCTCCTCGACCCAGTAGGGATCGCGGTAGGGATAAAAGCGATCGTTGAGGCCCCAGCGGTACTGCGGGGCGGGGCCGGTGAGCGCCACGGGAATGGTGTTGTCCGCCGGTTTCTTGGGGAGGGGTTGCTGTGCCTTGAGTTGCTTGTCCTGGGTGAAGTCCAGGCGTCCGGTCCACTGCTGGGTTTGCGGGGCCAGGTTCGGGATCGCCTGTCCGGGCGCTGTACGTAGGACGACGCCACAGCGCAGGTTGCTCTGCTCGCCGCAGGCCAGCAGCGGGAAAACCCCCGGCGTCTCCGGCAGGCGGATCCGCAGGGTGAGCCGTTGGGCGATGGCCAGCTGGAACACCGAACCGCGGATCGGCTCCACCGGGTTGGCGTCGGTGCGCAGGAGTTCTCCCTCCAGCTCGCCGAGGTCCAGGAAGAAGTTCATGAAGGCGCTGGCGGCGATCCAGCGAATGGCCACGGTCTCCCCGGGTCGGGCCTCGATCACCTGGGGTGCGTCCAGGCTGCGCTCGTTGGCCAGCAGGGCGTCATAGACCACATCCGGCAGCATCAAGCGCCCGGGTTTGCGCTGCCAGCTGAAGCTCTCGGCTGCTGCATCCCATTGCTGCGTAAGCAGGGGCCGAGGCTGCTGCCAATCAAAGTTTTGGAGCGAGCGGGCCATGGCGGTGTCGCCGCCCCGCTTGCCGGAGACGATGTTGCTGAGGATGGTGTTGGCCGGTGTGAAGCTGAAATCCCTCAGGGTGACCGTGACGGTTTGGTCCGCCCATTGCTCCTGTTCCTCGCTGAGGATCACGAAGGGCTCAGCGACAAAGCTCTGGGTTTGCAAGCCGTAGTGGGAATGCATCCAGAAGGTGCCGTCCTGCTGGAGCGGGTAATGGATGCGTTGGCGCTCCCCCGGCGGGATGGGGGGTTGGGTGACATAGGGCACCCCATCCATCGGATTGGGAAGGATCAGACCATGCCAATGAATGGTGGTGGGAACCGGCAGTCGGTTTACCAGCTCCAGATTGACGCCGGCCTCCCGGCTGGTGGTGTACCCCCGTTCCCCAGTGACCTGTCGAATGCAGCCCCGCTCCACTTGTCGCCCCAGCACGGTGATGGGTGCGGTGGTGATTTCCAGAACGGTGGTGGCTGGATTGGTGGGCACCTGGA encodes:
- the psbD gene encoding photosystem II D2 protein (photosystem q(a) protein); this encodes MTIAVGRAPQRGWFDVLDDWLKRDRFVFVGWSGLLLFPTAYLALGGWLTGTTFVTSWYTHGIASSYLEGCNFLTAAVSSPADAMGHSLLLLWGPEAQGDFVRWCQLGGLWTFVALHGAFSLIGFMLRQFEIARLVGIRPYNAIAFSGPIAVFVSVFLMYPLGQSSWFFAPSFGVAAIFRFLLFLQGFHNWTLNPFHMMGVAGILGGALLCAIHGATVENTLFEDSEQANTFKAFEPTQEEETYSMVTANRFWSQIFGIAFSNKRWLHFFMLFVPVMGLWTSSIGIIGLALNLRAYDFVSQEIRAAEDPEFETFYTKNILLNEGLRAWMAPADQPHENFVFPEEVLPRGNAL
- a CDS encoding multicopper oxidase family protein translates to MRRRALLQLGLLGAAFGGTALELLKQAQAKAKSSWSRFIGQATFQVPTNPATTVLEITTAPITVLGRQVERGCIRQVTGERGYTTSREAGVNLELVNRLPVPTTIHWHGLILPNPMDGVPYVTQPPIPPGERQRIHYPLQQDGTFWMHSHYGLQTQSFVAEPFVILSEEQEQWADQTVTVTLRDFSFTPANTILSNIVSGKRGGDTAMARSLQNFDWQQPRPLLTQQWDAAAESFSWQRKPGRLMLPDVVYDALLANERSLDAPQVIEARPGETVAIRWIAASAFMNFFLDLGELEGELLRTDANPVEPIRGSVFQLAIAQRLTLRIRLPETPGVFPLLACGEQSNLRCGVVLRTAPGQAIPNLAPQTQQWTGRLDFTQDKQLKAQQPLPKKPADNTIPVALTGPAPQYRWGLNDRFYPYRDPYWVEEGQRVEMVFSNETPMGHPMHLHGHEFQVIEINGQPFSGPMRDTVLVPKGGSCRIAFDAIHPGIWAFHCHISYHHMRGMFNVLAYRSADLGWWDPSGFVHEQLTFD